A single window of Nicotiana sylvestris chromosome 3, ASM39365v2, whole genome shotgun sequence DNA harbors:
- the LOC138887533 gene encoding uncharacterized protein, which yields MIKKGCIYYLVRVTATNAEALSLESVPVVNGFTDVFPDELPGIPPDREINFGIDVMPSTQPISIPPYRMAPAELKELKEQLKDLLEKGFILPSVSSWGAPVLFVRKKDGPLRMCIDYQQLNKANVVADALSRKSMGSLAHLEAYQRPLARAVHQLACLGVRLADSNEGGVIVQNKDESSLVAEVKEKQFDDPLLAQLKEGIHKHKITTFSFRMDDGTLRYQGRLFVPDIDGLRERIMGEAHTSRYSVHPGSMKMYHNLKEVYWCNKMEKEVADFVARCPNCQQVKTEHQRPGGLAQCIEIPMWKWEMINMDFVAMEKVKIIKERLKTAKNLQKSYSDIHRRDLEFKEDDWLFLKVVGDPSTIVPVGTVEVNEERSYEEAPVAILDRQVRKLRNKEIASVKVLWRNQQVEEATWEAKEEMRKKYSHLFV from the exons ATGATCAAGAAAGGGTGTATCTATTATTTAGTTCGGGTTACAGCCACCAATGCCGAGGCGCTTAGCCTTGAGTCCGTGCCAGTTGTGAATGGATTTACGGATGTCTTTCCAGATGAACTCCCTGGGATTCCACCGGACAGGGAGATCaattttgggatcgatgtgatgccAAGCACacagcctatatcaattccaccttacaggatggcaccggcagaattgaaagagctaaaggaacaactgaaggatTTACTAGAGAAGGGTTTCATCCTGCCGAGTGTGTCATCGTGGGGcgcaccggtcttgtttgtaagaaagaaagatgggccgctacggatgtgtattgactaccagCAACttaacaag gctaatgttgtggcggatgctcttagtcgaaaatctatgggaagtttggctcatttaGAGGCATATCAGAGGCCGTTGGCTAGGGCGGTTCACCAGTTGGCttgtttgggagttcgccttgcggactctaatgaaggaggagtgATTGTGCAGAATAAGGATGAATCATCGCTTGTAGCAGAGGTGAAGGAGAAGCAATTTGACGATCCATTattagcacaactgaaagaggggattcataaacataaGATCACAACTTTTTCCTTtcgcatggatgatggtaccttACGGTACCAAGGCCGCCTATTTGTCCCAGATATTGATGGCCTTCGAGAAAGGATCATGGgggaagctcacacttccaggtattccgtgcacccagggTCTATGAAAATGTATCATAATCtcaaggaagtttattggtgCAACAAAATGGAAAAGGAggtggcggactttgtggcaagatgtccgaactgtcagcaagtgaaaaccgaacatcaaaggcccggtggattggcccaatgcatagaaattccaatgtggaaatgggagatgatcaacatggattttgtg gctatggagaaagtcaagattatcaAGGAAAGGTTGAAAACTGCTAAGAATCTCCAAAAGTCTTATTCCGATATTCatcgcagagatttggagttcaaagaagatgattggttatttttgaag gtagtgggagatccgtccactattgtgccagttggaactgttgaggttaatgaagaacggTCTTATGAAGAAgctccagttgccattcttgacaggcaagtccgaaaattgagaaataaggaaattgcctccgtgaaagtgttatggcggaaccagcaggttgaagaagccacttgggaagcaaaggaagaaatgagaaagaagtactcACATTTGTTTGTATAG